The following coding sequences lie in one Klebsiella huaxiensis genomic window:
- the trmJ gene encoding tRNA (cytosine(32)/uridine(32)-2'-O)-methyltransferase TrmJ — protein MLQNIRIVLVETSHTGNMGSVARAMKTMGLTNLWLVNPLVKPDSQAIALAAGASDVIGNANIVDTLDEALAGCSLVVGTSARSRTLPWPMLDPRECGLKSVSEAQHAPVALVFGRERVGLTNDELQKCHYHVAIAANPEYSSLNLAMAVQVISYEVRMAWLAAQEQDEPVVEHEETPYPLVDDLERFYGHLEQTLLATGFIRASHPGQVMNKLRRLFTRARPESQELNILRGMLASIEQQQKNKE, from the coding sequence ATGCTGCAAAATATTCGAATCGTACTGGTAGAAACCTCACACACCGGCAATATGGGCTCCGTCGCCCGCGCAATGAAAACCATGGGGTTAACCAACCTCTGGCTGGTCAACCCGCTTGTTAAACCCGATTCCCAGGCCATCGCCCTGGCGGCCGGTGCCAGCGACGTGATTGGCAACGCAAACATCGTTGATACCCTTGATGAAGCGCTGGCGGGCTGTAGCCTGGTGGTCGGTACCAGCGCACGCTCCCGCACGCTGCCGTGGCCGATGCTCGACCCGCGTGAATGTGGCCTGAAAAGCGTCTCTGAGGCACAGCATGCGCCAGTCGCGCTGGTATTTGGTCGCGAGCGCGTTGGCCTGACTAACGACGAGTTACAGAAATGCCACTACCACGTAGCGATTGCGGCGAACCCGGAATACAGCTCGCTGAACCTGGCGATGGCGGTGCAGGTTATCTCCTACGAAGTGCGTATGGCCTGGTTGGCGGCGCAGGAACAAGACGAACCCGTCGTTGAGCACGAAGAGACCCCGTACCCGCTGGTGGATGATTTAGAGCGCTTCTACGGTCACCTCGAGCAGACGTTGCTGGCGACCGGTTTTATCCGCGCCAGCCATCCGGGCCAGGTGATGAACAAGCTGCGTCGTTTGTTTACCCGTGCGCGCCCGGAAAGTCAGGAGCTGAACATCCTGCGCGGGATGCTGGCGTCGATTGAGCAGCAGCAAAAGAATAAAGAGTAA
- the iscR gene encoding Fe-S cluster assembly transcriptional regulator IscR, which yields MRLTSKGRYAVTAMLDVALNSESGPVPLADISERQGISLSYLEQLFSRLRKNGLVSSVRGPGGGYLLGKEAGSIAVGEVISAVDESVDATRCQGKGGCQGGDKCLTHALWRDLSERLTSFLNNITLGELVNNQEILDVSGRQHSHESQRNTRVQDAIDVKLRA from the coding sequence ATGAGACTGACATCTAAAGGGCGTTATGCCGTGACCGCGATGCTTGACGTTGCGCTCAACTCTGAATCGGGTCCGGTTCCGTTGGCTGATATTTCAGAGCGTCAGGGAATTTCGCTCTCCTATCTGGAACAGTTATTCTCTCGCCTGCGTAAAAACGGCCTGGTATCCAGCGTCCGTGGCCCAGGCGGCGGCTATCTGTTAGGTAAAGAAGCGGGTAGCATCGCGGTTGGCGAAGTTATCAGCGCAGTAGACGAATCCGTTGACGCCACTCGTTGTCAGGGTAAAGGCGGCTGCCAGGGTGGCGATAAGTGCCTCACTCACGCGCTGTGGCGCGATCTGAGCGAGCGGCTGACCAGTTTTCTGAATAACATCACGCTGGGCGAACTGGTGAATAACCAGGAAATCCTTGATGTTTCCGGTCGTCAGCATAGTCATGAATCCCAGCGTAATACCCGTGTTCAGGACGCTATCGACGTTAAACTGCGCGCGTAG
- the iscS gene encoding cysteine desulfurase: protein MKLPIYLDYSATTPVDPRVAEKMMQCLTLDGNFGNPASRSHRFGWHAEEAVDIARNQIAELVGADPREIVFTSGATESDNLAIKGAANFYQKKGKHIITSKTEHKAVLDTCRQLEREGFEVTYLAPQPNGIIDLKELEAAMRDDTILVSIMHVNNEIGVVQDIATIGELCRARGIIYHVDATQSVGKLPIDLSQLKVDLMSFSGHKIYGPKGIGALYVRRKPRIRIEAQMHGGGHERGMRSGTLPVHQIVGMGEAYRIAKEEMETEMARLRGLRNRLWEGVKDMEEVYLNGDLEQGAPNILNVSFNYVEGESLIMALKDLAVSSGSACTSASLEPSYVLRALGMTDELAHSSIRFSLGRFTTEEEIDYTIKLVRNSIGRLRDLSPLWEMFKQGVDINSIEWSHH, encoded by the coding sequence ATGAAATTACCGATCTATCTCGATTACTCCGCAACCACGCCGGTGGACCCGCGTGTTGCCGAGAAAATGATGCAGTGTTTAACCCTGGACGGAAACTTTGGTAACCCGGCCTCCCGTTCACACCGTTTTGGCTGGCATGCTGAAGAGGCGGTAGATATCGCCCGTAATCAGATTGCCGAGCTGGTCGGTGCTGACCCACGCGAAATCGTCTTCACCTCCGGTGCGACTGAGTCCGACAACCTGGCGATTAAAGGTGCAGCCAACTTTTATCAGAAAAAAGGCAAGCACATCATCACCAGCAAAACCGAACACAAAGCCGTACTGGACACCTGTCGTCAGCTCGAGCGCGAAGGGTTTGAAGTGACTTACCTCGCTCCGCAGCCTAACGGCATTATCGATCTGAAAGAACTCGAAGCGGCGATGCGTGATGACACCATTCTGGTCTCCATCATGCACGTTAACAACGAAATCGGTGTGGTACAGGATATCGCGACCATCGGCGAACTGTGCCGCGCCCGCGGTATCATCTATCACGTTGACGCGACTCAGAGCGTGGGCAAACTGCCTATCGATCTGAGCCAGCTGAAAGTTGACCTGATGTCCTTCTCTGGTCACAAAATTTACGGCCCGAAAGGCATCGGCGCGCTGTACGTGCGTCGCAAACCGCGTATCCGTATCGAAGCGCAGATGCACGGCGGCGGTCACGAGCGCGGCATGCGTTCCGGTACTCTGCCTGTCCACCAGATCGTCGGCATGGGCGAAGCTTACCGTATCGCGAAAGAAGAGATGGAGACCGAAATGGCCCGTCTGCGCGGTCTGCGTAACCGTCTGTGGGAAGGCGTGAAAGACATGGAAGAGGTGTACCTCAACGGTGACCTCGAGCAGGGCGCGCCGAACATTCTCAACGTCAGCTTTAACTACGTTGAAGGCGAGTCGCTGATTATGGCGCTGAAAGACCTGGCGGTTTCCTCCGGATCAGCCTGTACTTCCGCGAGCCTTGAGCCATCCTATGTGCTGCGCGCGCTGGGCATGACCGACGAGCTGGCGCACAGCTCCATTCGTTTCTCTTTAGGTCGTTTCACTACCGAAGAAGAGATTGACTACACCATCAAGCTGGTTCGTAACTCCATCGGCCGTCTGCGCGATCTTTCTCCGTTGTGGGAAATGTTCAAACAGGGCGTGGATATCAACAGCATTGAATGGTCACATCACTAA
- the iscU gene encoding Fe-S cluster assembly scaffold IscU — MAYSEKVIDHYENPRNVGSFDNSDESVGSGMVGAPACGDVMKLQIKVNNEGIIEDARFKTYGCGSAIASSSLVTEWVKGKSLDEAQAIKNTDIADELELPPVKIHCSILAEDAIKAAIADYKSKREAK, encoded by the coding sequence ATGGCTTACAGCGAAAAAGTAATCGATCATTACGAAAATCCACGTAATGTGGGTTCTTTCGACAACAGCGACGAAAGCGTCGGTAGTGGCATGGTCGGTGCACCGGCATGCGGCGACGTGATGAAGTTGCAGATTAAAGTCAACAATGAAGGTATCATTGAAGACGCGCGTTTCAAGACCTACGGCTGCGGTTCCGCCATTGCCTCCAGCTCCCTGGTCACCGAGTGGGTGAAAGGGAAATCACTGGACGAAGCACAGGCGATTAAAAATACCGATATTGCAGACGAGCTTGAACTGCCACCGGTGAAAATTCACTGCTCTATCCTGGCGGAAGACGCGATTAAAGCCGCGATTGCGGATTACAAAAGCAAACGTGAAGCGAAATAA
- the iscA gene encoding iron-sulfur cluster assembly protein IscA: protein MSITLSDSAASRVNTFLANRGKGFGLRLGVRTSGCSGMAYVLEFVDEPAAEDTVFEDKGVKVVIDGKSLQFLDGTQLDFVKEGLNEGFKFTNPNVKDECGCGESFNV, encoded by the coding sequence ATGTCGATTACTCTTAGCGACAGCGCAGCGTCGCGAGTTAATACCTTCCTGGCCAACCGTGGCAAAGGCTTTGGCCTGCGTTTAGGTGTTCGCACCTCGGGCTGTTCAGGCATGGCCTACGTGCTGGAATTTGTTGACGAGCCGGCGGCAGAGGACACCGTGTTTGAAGATAAAGGTGTCAAGGTAGTGATCGACGGCAAAAGCCTGCAGTTCCTTGACGGCACTCAGTTGGACTTCGTCAAAGAAGGTCTGAACGAAGGGTTTAAGTTCACCAACCCTAACGTGAAAGACGAGTGCGGCTGCGGCGAAAGCTTTAACGTATAA
- the hscB gene encoding co-chaperone HscB, whose amino-acid sequence MDYFTLFGLPASYTLSLEPLAARYQDLQRQYHPDKFANGSAAEQLAAVQQSATINQAWQTLRHPLTRAEYLLSLHGFDLASEQHTVRDTAFLMEQLELREELDEIGKAQDEARLESFIKRVKVLFDTRHQLMVEQLNNEAWDVAADTVRKLRFLDKLRSSAEQLEEKLLDF is encoded by the coding sequence ATGGACTATTTTACCCTCTTCGGGTTACCGGCCAGCTATACCCTTTCATTAGAACCCCTGGCTGCCCGGTATCAGGATTTACAGCGCCAGTACCACCCCGATAAATTCGCCAACGGCAGCGCAGCTGAACAGCTTGCAGCGGTGCAGCAATCTGCGACTATCAATCAGGCATGGCAAACCCTTCGCCATCCATTGACCCGCGCCGAATATCTCCTTTCGCTTCACGGTTTTGATCTCGCCAGCGAGCAGCACACCGTGCGTGATACTGCGTTCCTGATGGAACAACTGGAACTTCGCGAAGAGCTCGATGAGATAGGCAAGGCGCAAGATGAAGCGCGTCTGGAAAGCTTTATCAAGCGGGTAAAAGTGCTGTTTGATACCCGCCATCAGTTGATGGTCGAACAACTGAATAACGAGGCGTGGGATGTGGCAGCGGATACTGTACGCAAGCTGCGTTTTCTCGATAAACTGCGAAGCAGTGCGGAACAACTCGAAGAAAAACTGCTCGATTTTTAA
- the hscA gene encoding Fe-S protein assembly chaperone HscA yields the protein MALLQISEPGLSAAPHQRRLAAGIDLGTTNSLVATVRSGQAETLPDHQGRYLLPSVVNYQASGLTVGYDARQNAALDPVNTISSVKRMLGRSLADIEARYPHLPYQLQASENGLPMIHTAGGLLNPIRVSADILKALAERATEALAGELDGVVITVPAYFDDAQRQGTKDAARLAGLHVLRLLNEPTAAAIAYGLDSGQEGVIAVYDLGGGTFDISVLRLSRGVFEVLATGGDSALGGDDFDHLLADHIREQAGIADRSNNRLQRELLDAAIAAKIALSDADVARVDVGGWQGEITRNQFNDLIAPLVKRTLLACRRALKDAGVEAQEVLEVVMVGGSTRVPLVRERVGEFFGRTPLTSIDPDKVVAIGAAIQADILVGNKPDSELLLLDVIPLSLGLETMGGLVEKVIPRNTTIPVARAQEFTTFKDGQTAMSIHVIQGERELVQDCRSLARFALRGIPALPAGGAHIRVTFQVDADGLLSVTAMEKSTGVEASIQVKPSYGLTDGEIANMIKDSMSYAEQDVQARMLAEQKVEAARVLESLVSALAADAALLSAAERQAIDDAAEQVRTAAAGDDADAIKEAIKNIDTQTQEFAARRMDQSVRTALKGQSVDEV from the coding sequence ATGGCCTTATTACAAATTAGTGAGCCTGGTCTGAGTGCCGCGCCGCACCAGCGTCGTCTGGCGGCCGGTATCGACCTGGGCACCACCAATTCACTGGTTGCTACCGTGCGTAGCGGTCAGGCCGAAACGTTGCCTGACCATCAAGGGCGCTATCTGCTGCCGTCAGTGGTTAACTATCAGGCTTCAGGTTTGACGGTTGGCTATGACGCGCGACAGAACGCGGCACTGGATCCGGTCAACACCATCAGCTCCGTTAAACGCATGTTGGGACGCTCTCTGGCGGATATCGAAGCTCGGTATCCGCATCTACCGTATCAACTGCAGGCCAGTGAAAACGGCCTGCCAATGATTCACACCGCTGGCGGCCTGCTCAACCCGATTCGCGTTTCAGCCGATATCCTGAAGGCACTTGCCGAACGTGCTACCGAAGCGCTGGCGGGCGAGCTTGACGGGGTGGTGATTACCGTTCCGGCCTACTTCGACGACGCCCAGCGTCAGGGGACTAAGGACGCCGCGCGTCTGGCGGGCCTGCACGTGTTGCGTCTGCTGAACGAACCGACCGCGGCGGCGATTGCCTACGGCCTGGACTCCGGTCAGGAAGGAGTGATTGCGGTTTATGACCTCGGCGGCGGCACCTTTGATATCTCCGTGTTGCGTTTAAGTCGCGGTGTGTTTGAAGTGCTGGCGACTGGCGGCGATTCCGCGCTCGGCGGCGACGATTTTGATCACCTATTGGCCGATCATATCCGCGAACAGGCGGGTATTGCCGATCGTAGCAACAACCGCCTGCAGCGTGAGCTGCTCGATGCGGCTATCGCTGCGAAGATTGCCCTAAGCGATGCCGATGTGGCGCGGGTGGACGTTGGCGGCTGGCAGGGCGAAATTACCCGCAACCAGTTTAATGACCTGATCGCGCCGCTGGTGAAACGCACGCTGCTGGCCTGCCGTCGCGCCTTGAAAGATGCGGGCGTTGAGGCGCAAGAGGTGCTGGAAGTGGTGATGGTCGGCGGTTCAACCCGCGTACCGCTGGTCCGTGAACGCGTTGGCGAGTTCTTTGGCCGCACGCCGCTGACCTCTATTGACCCGGACAAAGTCGTTGCCATCGGCGCGGCGATTCAGGCGGATATCCTGGTCGGCAATAAGCCGGACAGCGAACTGTTGCTGCTTGACGTTATCCCGCTCTCTCTTGGGCTGGAAACTATGGGCGGTCTGGTCGAGAAAGTCATCCCGCGCAACACCACCATTCCGGTGGCGCGCGCGCAGGAGTTCACCACCTTCAAAGATGGCCAGACGGCGATGTCTATCCACGTGATACAGGGCGAGCGCGAACTGGTGCAGGACTGCCGCTCACTGGCGCGCTTTGCGCTACGTGGGATCCCGGCGCTACCGGCGGGCGGGGCGCATATTCGCGTCACCTTCCAGGTGGATGCTGACGGCCTGCTGAGCGTGACGGCGATGGAAAAATCGACCGGCGTTGAGGCCTCCATCCAGGTGAAACCGTCCTACGGCCTGACCGATGGCGAGATCGCCAACATGATTAAAGATTCGATGAGCTACGCCGAGCAGGACGTTCAGGCGCGGATGCTGGCCGAGCAAAAAGTCGAAGCCGCACGCGTTCTGGAAAGTCTGGTGAGTGCGCTGGCCGCCGACGCCGCGCTGTTAAGCGCCGCAGAGCGTCAAGCTATCGATGACGCTGCGGAGCAAGTGCGCACCGCAGCGGCAGGCGATGATGCCGATGCGATTAAAGAAGCGATTAAAAATATCGACACACAAACCCAGGAATTTGCCGCACGTCGTATGGATCAATCGGTCCGTACCGCGCTGAAAGGCCAATCCGTGGACGAGGTTTAA
- the fdx gene encoding ISC system 2Fe-2S type ferredoxin: protein MPKIVFLPHQDLCPDGVVVEAEIGETILDAALRSGIEIEHACEKSCACTTCHCIVREGFDSLAESTEDEDDMLDKAWGLEPDSRLSCQARVTDDDLVVEIPRYTINHAREH from the coding sequence ATGCCAAAAATTGTTTTTCTGCCCCACCAGGACCTGTGTCCGGATGGCGTAGTTGTGGAAGCTGAGATCGGTGAGACTATCCTTGATGCTGCCCTGCGTAGCGGTATTGAGATTGAACACGCCTGCGAAAAATCCTGTGCCTGCACCACCTGCCACTGCATCGTGCGCGAAGGCTTTGACTCGCTGGCTGAAAGTACCGAAGATGAAGACGACATGCTGGATAAGGCCTGGGGGCTTGAGCCCGACAGCCGTCTGAGCTGCCAGGCGCGCGTGACCGATGACGATTTGGTCGTCGAAATTCCGCGCTACACCATCAATCACGCACGCGAGCATTAA
- the iscX gene encoding Fe-S cluster assembly protein IscX — protein MGLKWTDSREIGEALYDAFPDLDPKTVRFTDLHQWVCELEEFNDDPNASNEKILEAILLVWLDEAE, from the coding sequence ATGGGACTGAAATGGACCGATAGTCGTGAAATCGGCGAAGCGCTGTACGATGCTTTTCCGGATCTCGACCCGAAAACCGTTCGCTTCACCGATCTGCATCAGTGGGTTTGCGAGCTGGAAGAGTTTAATGACGATCCAAACGCATCCAATGAAAAAATTCTGGAGGCGATTCTGCTAGTCTGGTTAGACGAAGCAGAATAA
- the pepB gene encoding aminopeptidase PepB, translated as MTEAMKITLTAQPADARWGEKASYSINNDGITLHLNDKDDLGLIQRAARKIDGMGIKHVALDGEGWNTDSAWAFWAGYKGPKGSRKVEWPTLDDAQKSELDSRLTIIDWVRDTINAPAEELGPEQLAQRAVDLLCSVACDNVSYRITKGEDLREQNYLGLHTVGRGSERPPVLLALDYNPTGDKEVPVYACLVGKGITFDSGGYSIKQSAFMDSMKSDMGGAATVTGALAFAITRGLNKRVKLYLCCADNLISGNAFKLGDIIRYRNGKTVEIMNTDAEGRLVLADGLIDACAQKPELIIDAATLTGAAKTALGNDYHALFSFDDNLANRLLASARAENEAFWRLPLAEFHRGQLPSNFAELNNTGSAAYPAGASTAAGFLSHFVENYHEGWLHIDCSATYRKSAVEQWSAGATGLGVRTIANLLTAE; from the coding sequence ATGACCGAAGCTATGAAAATTACGCTGACCGCTCAGCCAGCCGATGCGCGCTGGGGAGAAAAAGCGTCTTACAGCATTAATAATGACGGTATCACCCTGCACCTGAACGATAAAGACGACCTGGGTTTAATCCAGCGCGCAGCGCGTAAAATTGACGGCATGGGCATCAAACACGTTGCGCTCGATGGCGAAGGCTGGAATACAGACAGTGCGTGGGCGTTCTGGGCCGGTTATAAAGGTCCAAAAGGCAGCCGTAAAGTTGAGTGGCCAACTCTGGACGATGCGCAGAAGAGTGAACTGGATAGCCGCCTGACCATCATCGACTGGGTCCGCGACACCATCAACGCCCCGGCAGAAGAGTTGGGGCCGGAGCAGTTAGCGCAGCGCGCGGTTGACCTGCTGTGCAGCGTCGCCTGTGACAATGTTTCTTATCGCATCACGAAGGGCGAAGATTTGCGCGAGCAGAACTATCTGGGTCTGCACACCGTTGGCCGCGGCTCTGAGCGTCCGCCGGTCCTGCTGGCGCTGGACTATAACCCAACCGGCGATAAAGAAGTCCCGGTTTACGCCTGTCTGGTCGGTAAGGGCATTACCTTTGACTCCGGCGGCTACAGCATCAAGCAAAGCGCCTTTATGGATTCGATGAAATCCGATATGGGCGGTGCTGCGACGGTGACCGGTGCGCTGGCGTTTGCTATCACTCGTGGCCTGAACAAACGCGTGAAGCTGTATCTGTGCTGTGCCGATAACCTGATTAGCGGCAACGCCTTCAAACTTGGCGACATTATTCGCTATCGCAACGGCAAAACCGTTGAAATCATGAATACCGATGCCGAAGGCCGTCTGGTGCTGGCGGATGGCCTGATTGATGCTTGTGCACAGAAGCCTGAGCTGATTATCGATGCTGCTACCCTAACCGGTGCCGCAAAAACCGCGCTGGGCAACGATTATCATGCGCTCTTCAGCTTTGATGACAATCTGGCGAATCGTCTGCTGGCAAGCGCTCGGGCCGAGAACGAAGCGTTCTGGCGTCTCCCGCTGGCCGAGTTCCACCGCGGTCAGTTGCCGTCGAACTTTGCGGAACTGAACAATACTGGCAGCGCGGCCTATCCGGCGGGTGCCAGCACGGCAGCAGGCTTCTTGTCCCACTTCGTCGAGAACTATCATGAAGGCTGGCTGCATATCGACTGCTCTGCGACCTACCGCAAATCTGCCGTTGAGCAGTGGTCGGCGGGGGCGACAGGCCTCGGTGTGCGCACCATTGCGAATTTGCTGACTGCGGAATAA
- the sseB gene encoding enhanced serine sensitivity protein SseB has protein sequence MSETKNELETLLEKAATEPGHRPAFFRTLLEATVWVPGAGAPGEQVVEDSVLDLQHWEKDDGTSVIPFFTSLEALQQAVEDEQSFVVMPVRTLFAMTLGETLYLNAKLPTGKEFAPREISHLLGEEGSPLSTQTVLEGGAPLLLSEVAEPPAQMVDSLTTLFKTLKTVKRAFLCSIKDSADAPANLLIGIEAEGDVEEIIQATGSVATDTLPGDEPIDICQVVEGEKGISHFMIAHITPFYEKRWGSFLRDFKQNRII, from the coding sequence ATGTCCGAAACTAAAAATGAGCTAGAAACTCTGCTGGAAAAGGCGGCGACTGAGCCAGGCCATCGTCCGGCGTTTTTCCGCACCTTGCTGGAAGCCACCGTCTGGGTGCCTGGCGCAGGCGCGCCGGGCGAGCAGGTCGTCGAAGACAGCGTGCTGGATTTGCAGCACTGGGAAAAAGATGACGGCACCTCGGTGATTCCTTTTTTCACCTCGCTGGAAGCGCTGCAACAGGCCGTGGAAGACGAGCAGTCTTTTGTGGTGATGCCGGTGCGAACGCTGTTCGCTATGACCCTCGGCGAGACGCTGTATCTCAATGCCAAACTGCCAACCGGCAAAGAGTTTGCGCCGCGAGAGATTAGCCACCTGCTGGGCGAAGAGGGAAGCCCGCTCAGTACTCAGACCGTGCTCGAAGGCGGCGCGCCGCTGCTGTTGTCCGAAGTTGCTGAACCGCCTGCGCAGATGGTTGATTCGCTGACTACGCTGTTCAAAACGCTGAAAACGGTGAAACGTGCGTTTTTATGCTCAATTAAAGACAGCGCCGATGCGCCAGCTAACCTGCTGATTGGTATTGAAGCGGAAGGTGACGTCGAGGAGATCATTCAGGCAACCGGCAGCGTAGCGACTGATACGCTTCCCGGCGACGAACCAATTGATATCTGCCAGGTGGTGGAGGGCGAAAAGGGCATCAGCCACTTTATGATTGCCCACATCACGCCGTTCTATGAAAAGCGCTGGGGCAGCTTCCTGCGTGACTTTAAGCAAAATCGTATTATCTAA
- the sseA gene encoding 3-mercaptopyruvate sulfurtransferase encodes MSTSFFVAADWLAEHIDDPEIQIIDARMAPPGQDDRDINAEYLAGHVPGAVFFDIEALSDHTSPLPHMMPRAEAFAVAMRELGVNSDKHLVVYDEGNLFSAPRAWWMLRTFGVEKVSILAGGLEGWRRDELPLEQGLPELPEGDFDGRFDPLVIKRLTDVLLVSHEGSAQIVDARPAARFNGLVSEPRPGLRSGHIPGARNVPWTELVINGELKTVDELNEIFARQGVDFERPIIASCGSGVTAAVVVLALTTLGVNGVSLYDGSWSEWGARTDLPIEPAQ; translated from the coding sequence ATGTCTACCTCGTTTTTTGTCGCTGCCGACTGGCTGGCGGAACATATTGATGACCCGGAAATCCAAATTATCGATGCGCGGATGGCCCCGCCAGGGCAGGACGATCGCGATATCAACGCTGAATATCTGGCAGGCCACGTTCCTGGCGCCGTCTTTTTCGATATCGAAGCCCTTTCCGACCATACCAGCCCGCTGCCGCATATGATGCCGCGCGCGGAGGCATTTGCCGTTGCCATGCGCGAACTTGGGGTGAACAGCGATAAGCATCTGGTGGTGTACGATGAAGGTAATCTCTTCTCCGCACCGCGCGCCTGGTGGATGTTGCGTACTTTCGGTGTCGAAAAAGTGTCGATACTTGCGGGTGGCCTCGAAGGCTGGCGTCGCGATGAGCTACCGCTGGAGCAAGGCCTTCCTGAATTGCCGGAAGGTGATTTTGACGGCCGCTTCGATCCGCTGGTGATCAAACGCCTGACCGATGTATTGTTAGTTAGCCATGAAGGATCGGCACAGATCGTCGATGCTCGCCCGGCGGCACGCTTTAATGGTCTGGTGTCTGAACCGCGTCCAGGTCTGCGTAGCGGGCATATTCCCGGCGCACGAAACGTCCCCTGGACCGAGCTGGTGATTAACGGCGAACTCAAAACCGTTGATGAGCTGAACGAGATTTTCGCTCGTCAGGGCGTTGATTTTGAGCGGCCGATTATTGCCAGCTGCGGATCCGGCGTAACGGCGGCAGTGGTGGTATTAGCGCTCACCACCCTCGGCGTCAACGGCGTTAGCCTATATGACGGCTCATGGAGTGAATGGGGCGCGCGGACGGATTTGCCGATTGAACCGGCGCAGTAG
- a CDS encoding amidohydrolase, giving the protein MINPAITEIIAREEPAMIAFRRDLHAHPELPWEEKRTTDRVAAELEAIGIPYRRTHPTGIIADIIGGQPGKTVALRADMDALPVLELNDQLDYKSQTTGKMHACGHDSHTAMLLTAAHALYEIREQLVGNVRLIFQPAEEIAEGAKAMIKQGAIDNVDNVFGMHIWSGTPSGKISCNVGSSFASADLLKVTFRGRGGHGSMPEACVDAAVVASAFVMNLQAIVARETSPLESAVVTIGRMDVGTRFNVIAENAVLDGTVRCFSIEARQRLEAAITRYAEHTAAVYGATAQVDYCYGTLPVINEERSALLAQSVIRDAFGDKVLFNEKPTTGGEDFSFYMENIPGAFALLGSGNKEKGSDYAHHHGCFNIDEQVMKSGAELYAQYAWRYLQQSQF; this is encoded by the coding sequence ATGATTAACCCTGCCATTACCGAGATTATCGCCAGAGAAGAACCGGCGATGATCGCTTTTCGTCGCGACCTGCACGCCCATCCTGAGCTGCCGTGGGAGGAGAAGCGCACCACCGATCGCGTCGCCGCTGAACTGGAAGCCATCGGTATTCCATACCGCCGTACCCATCCGACAGGCATTATCGCCGATATCATCGGCGGTCAGCCGGGTAAAACCGTGGCCCTGCGCGCCGATATGGACGCTTTGCCGGTGCTGGAGCTCAACGATCAGCTCGACTACAAATCGCAAACGACGGGAAAAATGCATGCCTGCGGCCATGATTCCCATACCGCTATGCTACTGACCGCTGCCCACGCGTTATATGAAATCCGCGAGCAGCTGGTAGGCAACGTACGTCTGATCTTTCAGCCTGCGGAAGAGATCGCTGAAGGTGCAAAGGCGATGATTAAGCAGGGGGCTATCGACAACGTGGATAACGTTTTTGGGATGCATATCTGGTCGGGTACGCCATCCGGCAAAATATCCTGCAACGTCGGCTCATCCTTTGCCTCGGCGGATTTGCTGAAAGTAACGTTTCGTGGCCGCGGCGGTCACGGCTCGATGCCAGAAGCGTGCGTCGATGCCGCCGTTGTCGCTTCTGCATTTGTGATGAATCTCCAGGCCATCGTGGCGCGTGAAACCTCGCCGCTGGAGTCCGCCGTGGTAACCATCGGCAGAATGGACGTCGGCACGCGCTTTAACGTCATCGCTGAGAACGCCGTTCTTGATGGCACCGTGCGCTGCTTCAGCATTGAAGCGCGTCAACGTCTGGAGGCGGCGATTACCCGCTATGCAGAGCATACCGCCGCAGTCTACGGCGCGACGGCTCAGGTTGACTACTGCTACGGTACGCTGCCGGTGATCAACGAGGAGCGCAGCGCGCTGCTGGCGCAGTCGGTTATCCGCGATGCGTTTGGCGACAAGGTTCTTTTCAACGAAAAGCCGACCACCGGTGGAGAAGATTTCAGTTTTTATATGGAGAATATCCCCGGTGCCTTCGCGCTGCTCGGCTCAGGTAACAAAGAGAAAGGTAGCGATTACGCGCACCATCACGGCTGCTTTAATATCGATGAGCAGGTGATGAAAAGCGGTGCCGAGCTGTACGCACAGTACGCCTGGCGCTACCTGCAGCAAAGCCAGTTTTAA